The DNA window TTCGCCCGCGGCCGCCCCCTCGAAAGATGCTATCGGCTCGCCGGGGTCGCTGGCTCCCGTCACAATCGGCGCGAGGAACTCGCGCGCAAACCGCGCGGTCGTCCACCCCATGTGCCCGCCCAGGTTGCCGTGGCGTACGAGGCTCGGCGTCCAGCGCACCTGGCGCACCTTTTCATACGCTTCCAAGTCATCGGACGCAAGATTTTCGGGCATCCGGAAGCCCAGGAACCCCGCGCCCGGCGAATGGCGGCGGTCCATCGTTCCGAAGACGGTCGTCGCGGCGGCCAGCATGCCCGCGTCCGCCCACGAGCAGGTCGCAACCAGGCGGTCCTCGACGGCCCGAAGGGCCGGCCCCAGGTTATACGCCGGCCCGAGCGCCGGCGCGAGGAGCACCGCCCGGCGGACCCGAACGTCCTCGGGCAGGGCCTCGAGGGCCCAGACGGCCACGGCCGCCCCGCCCGAATG is part of the Planctomycetota bacterium genome and encodes:
- a CDS encoding alpha/beta hydrolase; the protein is MVRFRWRWRGFVFPGDPVFDPETGGMGRRSSQTAPERFRAGLVVSLDGVGGYNWGPRWIRRGLDLAGVRSAIVIYDWTVGPAGMFLADLVAEERNRATALHLADWIAAYARAMPGRPVTLIGHSGGAAVAVWALEALPEDVRVRRAVLLAPALGPAYNLGPALRAVEDRLVATCSWADAGMLAAATTVFGTMDRRHSPGAGFLGFRMPENLASDDLEAYEKVRQVRWTPSLVRHGNLGGHMGWTTARFAREFLAPIVTGASDPGEPIASFEGAAAGEGEAG